Proteins co-encoded in one Haladaptatus sp. ZSTT2 genomic window:
- the hmgB gene encoding hydroxymethylglutaryl-CoA synthase — MTKVGIDAVEIHTGKLKMDLAEVFAPEMGDDPEKYTKGLGLHASSFPDVYEDIVTMGANAAYKLMERKGLTPEDIGRIDVATESAFDNSKPVSTYIAGCLEQVYDGDFHHANKGERKFACVAGTQSIDDAYNWIRAGRHRGRAALVIATDTALYARGDPGEATQGAGAVAMLISEDPSLVTLSTEQGFGSADETDFLKPNQQFPSVDGKRSVQVYLARMREALEDYESVAGKVELDDVNLAPFHTPFPGMVRKAALLGFRHIIRDTEVEDELEPEIGRQPREAEFDSEENYTEAIRAYMDDLKRTDAYQEWYANTVDPTLYLARHVGNWYTGSVHVARVSGLIKAYEAGEDMTGEQLLVGSYGSGAQAEVHSEIVQEGWKEEIEAIDILDHLDDRYEISFDDYEHIHDVHNHEKDVDVEEFTVPQNEFVFDGWGRMDERKYRFVE; from the coding sequence ATGACAAAAGTCGGAATTGACGCCGTTGAGATTCATACAGGGAAGCTCAAAATGGACCTCGCTGAGGTGTTCGCCCCGGAGATGGGCGACGACCCAGAGAAGTATACGAAAGGCCTCGGCCTCCACGCGAGTTCCTTCCCGGACGTGTACGAAGACATTGTGACGATGGGCGCGAACGCCGCCTACAAGCTGATGGAGCGAAAGGGCCTCACGCCAGAGGACATCGGCCGCATCGACGTAGCCACAGAGAGCGCGTTCGACAACTCAAAGCCCGTCTCGACGTACATCGCCGGCTGTCTCGAACAGGTGTACGACGGCGACTTCCACCACGCCAACAAAGGCGAGCGCAAGTTCGCCTGTGTCGCGGGCACGCAGTCGATTGACGACGCCTACAACTGGATTCGCGCCGGACGGCATCGTGGCCGCGCCGCGCTCGTGATTGCGACGGACACCGCCCTCTACGCCCGTGGCGACCCCGGCGAGGCGACCCAAGGGGCCGGTGCGGTTGCCATGCTCATCAGCGAAGACCCATCGCTCGTCACGCTCAGCACCGAGCAGGGCTTTGGCAGCGCAGACGAGACGGACTTCCTCAAACCAAACCAGCAGTTCCCAAGCGTCGACGGCAAGCGCTCGGTGCAGGTGTACCTCGCCCGGATGCGCGAGGCGCTCGAAGACTACGAATCGGTCGCGGGAAAGGTCGAACTCGACGACGTGAACCTCGCGCCGTTCCACACGCCGTTCCCCGGCATGGTTCGCAAGGCCGCACTCCTCGGCTTCCGCCACATCATCCGTGACACTGAAGTCGAAGACGAACTCGAACCGGAGATTGGCCGCCAGCCACGCGAAGCCGAGTTCGACTCAGAGGAGAACTACACCGAAGCCATCCGCGCGTACATGGACGACCTCAAACGCACCGATGCCTACCAAGAGTGGTACGCGAACACGGTCGACCCGACGCTCTATCTCGCACGCCACGTCGGCAACTGGTACACCGGCTCCGTCCACGTCGCCCGCGTGAGCGGCCTCATCAAGGCGTACGAAGCAGGCGAGGACATGACCGGCGAGCAGCTCCTCGTTGGCTCCTACGGCAGTGGTGCACAGGCGGAAGTCCACTCGGAAATCGTCCAGGAAGGCTGGAAAGAGGAAATTGAAGCTATCGACATCCTCGACCACCTCGACGACCGCTACGAGATTAGCTTCGACGACTACGAGCACATCCACGACGTACACAACCACGAGAAAGACGTGGACGTAGAGGAGTTCACGGTCCCGCAAAACGAGTTCGTCTTCGACGGCTGGGGCCGCATGGACGAACGCAAGTACCGGTTCGTCGAGTAA
- a CDS encoding helix-turn-helix domain-containing protein, whose product MTDRGARRDLAEKIAGEITLSTDPGATLRKWRTDFDISQTDLATQLDVSSSVISDYESGRRKSPGIGVIRRIVEALLAIDEHRGGGRIRQYARVLSAGFESDIVQDLREYSTTIPLSRFYDAIDATEVASGNQSTIAGHTVVNSIEAITRLSSEEFYRLYGQSTNRALVFTHVTRGESPLVAMRVVTPTPNAVVLHGLTEDDLWEHAPALARIDGFSLAVTNKDLEEMLDALRQLP is encoded by the coding sequence ATGACCGACCGCGGCGCACGTCGTGACCTCGCAGAAAAAATCGCGGGCGAGATTACGCTCAGCACAGACCCCGGGGCGACGCTCAGAAAGTGGCGCACCGACTTCGACATCTCACAGACCGACCTCGCAACCCAACTCGACGTCTCGTCGTCCGTCATCTCAGACTACGAAAGCGGGCGACGAAAGAGTCCGGGTATCGGCGTCATCCGACGCATCGTCGAAGCCCTGCTCGCCATCGACGAACACCGCGGTGGTGGCCGGATTCGCCAGTACGCCCGCGTCCTCTCTGCAGGGTTCGAAAGCGACATCGTCCAAGACCTCCGCGAGTATTCGACGACCATCCCCCTCTCTCGGTTCTACGACGCCATCGACGCCACCGAAGTCGCCTCCGGAAACCAGTCTACCATCGCCGGGCACACCGTCGTAAACAGCATCGAAGCCATCACGCGCTTATCGAGCGAGGAGTTCTACCGCCTTTATGGACAGAGTACGAACCGCGCGCTCGTGTTCACGCACGTCACCCGCGGCGAATCGCCGCTCGTCGCCATGCGCGTCGTCACGCCCACGCCGAACGCCGTCGTCCTCCACGGCCTCACCGAAGACGACCTCTGGGAGCACGCCCCGGCGCTCGCTCGCATTGATGGCTTCTCGCTCGCGGTGACGAACAAAGACTTAGAAGAGATGCTAGACGCGCTTCGACAGCTACCCTGA
- a CDS encoding metal-dependent hydrolase — MVEVVMPSTVVHVALAGLLAAGLLGDAFDKRSLAIVLGVTIIPDLDVFAGFFIAGGHRSVLHTLLIPLLAAVVVYADSHREPSWLRERWGTRGLRIAWVSIVAFAIAGIGLDLFTAGANVFYPIHDQFYRVSGELLYSTNRGIVQTFVDFSTGSSPNLGAIGSSQEVHINSGIDPNPGREPPEVDRIFPVAQSGWQLLLIVTSLIVLWGRLRETRKP, encoded by the coding sequence GTGGTAGAGGTTGTCATGCCCTCAACCGTTGTCCACGTCGCGCTTGCCGGGCTGCTCGCCGCGGGGCTTCTCGGTGACGCCTTCGACAAGCGGTCGCTCGCCATCGTTCTCGGGGTGACCATCATCCCCGATCTCGACGTGTTTGCTGGTTTTTTCATCGCCGGTGGCCACCGCTCTGTGTTGCACACGTTGCTCATCCCACTTCTCGCTGCCGTGGTGGTGTACGCAGATAGCCACAGAGAGCCGTCGTGGCTCCGGGAGCGATGGGGCACACGCGGCCTACGGATTGCGTGGGTGAGCATCGTCGCGTTCGCCATCGCGGGCATCGGGCTTGACCTCTTTACGGCGGGCGCAAACGTGTTCTATCCCATCCACGACCAGTTCTACCGCGTTTCTGGTGAACTGCTCTACTCTACGAATCGTGGTATCGTCCAGACGTTCGTTGACTTCTCGACGGGCAGTAGCCCAAACCTCGGTGCAATTGGTTCCTCACAAGAGGTGCACATCAACAGTGGCATCGACCCGAATCCGGGGAGGGAACCACCGGAAGTGGACAGAATCTTCCCCGTTGCCCAATCGGGCTGGCAACTGCTGCTCATCGTGACGAGTCTCATCGTTCTCTGGGGACGGCTCCGCGAGACACGCAAACCTTGA
- a CDS encoding GNAT family N-acetyltransferase, whose translation MIRPYDPETDREGLWELKTRFELGLGSETGGDEKQEKYEAKLTDDYRERYLAWVARCGDSDERCMTVAVEEGELVGYVFVLPETMSMIWDAAVLNEIFVAAEYRGTGVADELMEGALALARDQNLPLNRIVLDVDGDNARAMAFYDRHEFAHWGELVCREL comes from the coding sequence ATGATTCGACCGTACGACCCGGAGACAGACCGCGAAGGGCTGTGGGAACTGAAAACGCGATTTGAATTGGGCCTCGGCAGTGAGACCGGCGGCGACGAAAAACAGGAGAAGTACGAAGCGAAACTCACCGACGACTACCGCGAGCGGTATCTGGCGTGGGTGGCACGGTGTGGTGACTCAGACGAACGCTGCATGACGGTGGCCGTAGAGGAAGGCGAACTGGTCGGCTACGTGTTCGTGCTGCCAGAAACCATGTCGATGATTTGGGATGCGGCCGTGTTAAACGAGATTTTCGTCGCAGCAGAGTATCGCGGCACCGGCGTCGCAGACGAGTTGATGGAGGGTGCGCTCGCGCTCGCCCGCGACCAGAACCTCCCCCTCAACCGTATCGTTCTCGACGTGGACGGCGACAACGCGCGGGCGATGGCGTTCTACGACCGCCACGAGTTCGCTCACTGGGGCGAACTCGTCTGTCGGGAGCTGTAG
- a CDS encoding transporter, producing the protein MAQQNSIPVVRGTLAGLAAYLFGYLVTYLLVAPRIDDLFAVQAFEFFTGENPVWKLTGWLFYNEHFVSTIVPRLAGSDMVNFLVESDDGSATLLFFLPVLLIVVAGALAARSQSGTNTSSSAKAGATVVLGYVLPALVGAQLFRLDLGNSTAGPDFVTAILVAGLLYPLIFGALGGVLVSFYSSRQTSSPQ; encoded by the coding sequence ATGGCACAGCAAAACTCGATTCCCGTCGTTCGCGGGACACTCGCCGGACTCGCTGCGTACCTGTTCGGGTATCTCGTCACCTACCTCTTGGTCGCTCCCCGGATTGACGACTTGTTTGCGGTGCAAGCGTTCGAGTTCTTCACGGGTGAAAATCCCGTCTGGAAGCTCACCGGCTGGCTGTTCTACAACGAGCATTTCGTCTCCACAATCGTCCCACGCCTCGCGGGGTCTGACATGGTGAACTTCCTCGTAGAAAGCGACGACGGAAGTGCAACGCTGCTGTTCTTCCTTCCCGTTCTATTGATCGTCGTTGCGGGCGCACTCGCCGCACGCAGCCAGTCAGGCACGAACACGTCGTCGTCGGCAAAAGCCGGTGCAACAGTCGTGCTTGGCTACGTCCTTCCTGCACTGGTCGGCGCACAACTGTTCCGCCTTGATCTCGGCAACTCGACGGCTGGCCCAGATTTCGTCACCGCAATTCTCGTCGCAGGGCTGCTCTATCCGCTGATTTTCGGGGCTCTCGGTGGCGTGCTCGTCTCGTTCTACAGCTCCCGACAGACGAGTTCGCCCCAGTGA
- a CDS encoding GNAT family N-acetyltransferase: protein MPSSLFPERVESERLRYEPLHEVLDALDLYEYHRTGEMDAVMQPLGEKPHATPKKSMDEMEAAKKGWESGSRATYAITRREDDEFVGVAELWMEWEKRVTSFGTWIREPHWGHGYSGERAGVMLAIAFDYLDLEYVNVGHEPDNEQSKRAIEKYVEAYGGRRDATLRNWLPPGDEGGPRDLDTYSISQAQWRENVTDELATIRIVK from the coding sequence ATGCCGAGTAGTCTGTTCCCCGAGCGTGTCGAAAGCGAGCGCCTGCGCTATGAACCACTCCACGAGGTGCTGGACGCCCTCGACCTGTACGAGTACCACCGGACCGGCGAGATGGATGCCGTGATGCAACCGCTTGGCGAGAAGCCCCACGCCACGCCAAAGAAGTCGATGGACGAGATGGAAGCGGCGAAAAAGGGGTGGGAATCGGGTTCGCGAGCGACTTACGCTATTACCCGACGCGAAGACGACGAATTCGTCGGCGTCGCAGAACTGTGGATGGAGTGGGAAAAGCGCGTGACATCGTTCGGGACGTGGATTCGAGAACCACACTGGGGGCATGGCTACTCGGGCGAGCGCGCCGGGGTGATGCTCGCCATCGCGTTCGACTACCTCGACCTCGAGTACGTGAACGTCGGCCACGAACCCGACAACGAGCAGTCAAAACGCGCCATCGAGAAGTACGTCGAGGCGTACGGCGGCAGGCGGGATGCCACGCTCAGAAACTGGCTGCCGCCCGGTGACGAAGGCGGGCCGCGCGATTTAGACACCTACAGCATCTCGCAGGCCCAGTGGCGCGAGAACGTCACCGACGAACTGGCAACGATTCGGATAGTCAAATAG
- a CDS encoding GNAT family N-acetyltransferase, whose product MSHLFPEQIETERLTLTRLSTENLSVREFYDICKPSPEMEEVTKFMPWEPHATMKPTQEFFERREKLWDDGEEAAYFMVPKAGESGVGEFAGTATLHCDWEHRVGGLGTWLRKAYWGRGYSGERAAALMQLAFDRLDLEYAKVTHHTENEKSKRAIEKYIEAHGGQRDATLRNWLPYEDHVSDQVYYSVSQSQWREAVDGRPKAAFTEVIDHAE is encoded by the coding sequence ATGAGCCACCTGTTCCCCGAGCAAATCGAAACAGAGCGACTCACCCTCACACGACTCTCGACGGAGAACCTCTCTGTGCGTGAGTTCTACGACATCTGCAAACCGTCGCCCGAGATGGAGGAGGTCACGAAGTTCATGCCGTGGGAGCCACACGCGACGATGAAGCCGACCCAGGAGTTCTTCGAACGCCGCGAAAAGCTGTGGGACGACGGTGAGGAAGCCGCGTATTTCATGGTTCCAAAAGCTGGCGAGAGCGGTGTGGGCGAGTTTGCAGGTACTGCCACGCTCCACTGTGACTGGGAACACCGCGTTGGCGGCCTCGGAACGTGGCTCCGCAAAGCCTACTGGGGTCGGGGTTACTCGGGCGAGCGCGCCGCTGCGCTCATGCAACTCGCCTTCGACCGACTCGACTTAGAGTACGCCAAAGTCACCCACCACACCGAGAACGAGAAATCCAAACGGGCCATCGAGAAGTACATCGAGGCACACGGTGGCCAGCGGGACGCCACCCTCAGAAACTGGTTGCCCTACGAAGACCACGTTTCAGACCAAGTCTACTACTCGGTGAGCCAGTCCCAGTGGCGCGAAGCTGTGGACGGCAGACCGAAGGCTGCGTTCACGGAGGTCATCGACCATGCCGAGTAG
- a CDS encoding GNAT family N-acetyltransferase encodes MFPEEFETDRLRFEQVSLDTLDPVSVYPYHSSEAGIEEATQYMSWSPHRTLKDTWDFVKQVGEAVEAGNGAVYAIYPKDGEPGAGEFAGTTGLHCDWDKRTARFGIWLRKKFWGRGYSGERAAKLMELAFERLDLELVAVEHVVENEQSKRAIEKYVDAHGGRLDGIIRNHIVIDDEPHDALRYTISQAEWESSK; translated from the coding sequence ATGTTTCCCGAGGAATTCGAGACCGATCGCCTGCGCTTTGAGCAGGTGTCACTCGATACGCTCGACCCGGTTTCGGTCTATCCCTATCACTCGTCTGAAGCGGGTATCGAGGAGGCGACGCAGTACATGTCGTGGAGTCCCCACCGGACGCTCAAAGACACGTGGGATTTCGTCAAACAGGTCGGCGAGGCGGTTGAAGCCGGAAACGGCGCAGTCTACGCCATCTACCCGAAAGACGGCGAACCGGGCGCAGGCGAGTTCGCGGGCACGACTGGCCTGCATTGTGACTGGGACAAGCGCACCGCCCGTTTCGGGATTTGGCTTCGGAAAAAATTCTGGGGGCGTGGCTACTCGGGTGAGCGTGCGGCCAAACTCATGGAACTCGCCTTCGAGCGCCTCGACTTAGAACTCGTCGCCGTCGAACATGTCGTCGAAAACGAGCAGTCGAAACGCGCCATCGAGAAGTACGTCGATGCCCACGGCGGCCGTCTCGACGGCATCATCCGCAACCACATCGTCATCGACGACGAGCCACACGACGCGCTCCGCTACACCATCTCACAGGCCGAGTGGGAGTCGAGTAAATGA
- a CDS encoding SDR family NAD(P)-dependent oxidoreductase translates to MPTLTDTVALVTGASRGVGRGIARELGAAGATVYVTGRSVAGNVTEDLPGTVTETATLVDEAGGTGIAVRCDHAVDADVEALFAQIERDHGRLDLLVNNVWGGYEEYDDTFDDPFWEQPLDRWDRMFDVGARAHFTASRLAAPMMREQEHGLIVGISSGDGEKFRGSTPYDVAKTAVDRLGKAMAHELRTDEITSLVLYPGFTRTERVEQAFEEMGEDPPEETHSPEYVGRAVVALATDSDVFEKTGGIFAVGDLAREYGFTDTDGRQPPRFELDTDEL, encoded by the coding sequence ATGCCCACGCTCACAGACACCGTCGCACTCGTCACCGGGGCGAGCCGGGGCGTTGGTCGGGGTATCGCCCGCGAACTCGGCGCAGCTGGCGCGACCGTCTACGTCACCGGGAGAAGCGTCGCGGGAAACGTAACCGAAGACCTGCCCGGAACCGTCACAGAGACGGCCACGCTTGTGGACGAAGCGGGCGGCACCGGCATCGCGGTTCGCTGCGACCACGCTGTCGATGCGGATGTCGAAGCCCTGTTCGCACAAATCGAACGCGACCACGGTCGCCTCGACCTGCTCGTAAACAACGTCTGGGGCGGCTACGAGGAGTACGACGACACGTTCGACGACCCATTTTGGGAACAGCCGCTCGACCGGTGGGACCGGATGTTCGATGTGGGCGCTCGCGCCCATTTCACGGCCAGCCGCCTCGCCGCGCCGATGATGCGCGAACAGGAACACGGCCTCATCGTCGGCATCTCGTCAGGTGACGGCGAGAAGTTCCGCGGCAGTACGCCCTACGACGTGGCGAAAACCGCGGTCGATAGGCTCGGAAAGGCGATGGCTCACGAACTGAGAACAGACGAAATCACCTCGCTCGTTCTCTACCCCGGATTCACCCGCACCGAGCGCGTGGAACAGGCGTTCGAGGAGATGGGGGAGGACCCACCCGAGGAAACGCACTCACCCGAGTACGTCGGGCGTGCGGTTGTGGCGCTGGCGACAGATTCGGACGTGTTCGAGAAAACGGGCGGCATCTTCGCGGTTGGCGATCTCGCCCGCGAGTACGGCTTTACGGATACGGACGGACGCCAGCCGCCGCGATTCGAACTCGACACCGACGAGTTGTAG
- a CDS encoding replication factor C large subunit gives MDWTEKYRPTTLSEVRGNDKARTALKEWAQSWDSHRKAAIVHGSPGVGKTSAVHALANDFGWNTIELNASDQRTASVIERVAGEAAKSGTLTQTGTAERRLIILDEADNIHGNADRGGSRALTRLVKEASQPMVLIANEFYDMSNSLRNACEAIEFRDVRMRSIVPVLRDLCRKEGVEYEEDALEKIAEANKGDLRGAVNDLQALAESTDRLTADNVITGERDRSTGIFDYLDDVIKKLDAEEALKQSYDVDETPDDLINWIEDNMPKDFEGEELADAYDHLGKADIWLGRVRKTQNYSYWRYAGDNMTAGVAASRNGTKGGWTRYGPPSYWSKLGRSKATRNKRDYIAQKIAEASGVSMGSARRDILPYLAGMTYHCKNRDLTVAVAARYDLDADHLAFLTGSGKDTNKVQRIVEDADELKEKAAVEHSGGAFEGAHRTSMDVDDEADESETSDDEEAASDESSEETESGDSQSGLSDFM, from the coding sequence ATGGATTGGACGGAGAAGTACCGCCCGACGACGCTTTCTGAGGTACGCGGCAACGACAAGGCCCGTACGGCCCTCAAAGAGTGGGCACAGAGCTGGGATTCCCACCGGAAAGCCGCCATCGTCCACGGCAGTCCCGGCGTCGGCAAGACGTCCGCCGTCCACGCGCTGGCGAACGATTTTGGCTGGAACACCATCGAACTCAACGCCTCAGACCAGCGCACCGCGAGCGTCATCGAGCGCGTGGCGGGCGAGGCAGCCAAAAGCGGTACGCTGACCCAAACGGGCACGGCAGAGCGACGGCTCATCATCTTAGACGAGGCGGATAACATCCACGGCAACGCAGACCGCGGCGGCTCGCGGGCGCTCACTCGTCTCGTGAAAGAAGCGAGTCAGCCGATGGTACTCATCGCAAACGAGTTCTACGACATGTCGAACTCGCTGCGCAACGCGTGTGAAGCAATCGAGTTTCGCGACGTGCGGATGCGTTCGATTGTCCCCGTGCTCCGCGATCTCTGTCGGAAAGAGGGCGTCGAGTACGAGGAAGACGCCTTAGAGAAAATCGCGGAAGCCAACAAGGGCGACCTTCGAGGGGCGGTAAACGACCTCCAAGCGCTCGCCGAATCGACCGACCGGCTGACCGCAGACAACGTCATCACGGGCGAGCGCGACCGCTCGACCGGCATCTTCGACTACCTCGATGATGTCATCAAGAAACTCGACGCAGAGGAAGCGCTCAAACAGTCCTACGACGTAGACGAGACGCCCGACGACCTCATCAACTGGATAGAGGACAACATGCCCAAAGACTTCGAGGGTGAGGAGTTGGCCGACGCCTACGACCACCTCGGGAAGGCTGACATCTGGCTCGGACGCGTGCGCAAGACGCAGAACTACTCCTACTGGCGGTATGCGGGCGACAACATGACCGCGGGTGTAGCCGCCTCGCGCAACGGCACGAAAGGCGGGTGGACGCGCTACGGGCCGCCGAGCTACTGGTCGAAACTCGGGCGCTCGAAGGCAACCCGCAACAAGCGCGACTACATTGCCCAGAAAATCGCAGAGGCAAGTGGCGTGTCGATGGGAAGCGCACGACGCGACATCCTCCCGTATCTCGCCGGGATGACCTACCACTGCAAGAATCGTGACCTGACGGTGGCGGTGGCCGCCCGCTACGACTTAGACGCAGACCACCTCGCGTTTCTCACGGGCAGCGGGAAGGACACAAACAAGGTACAGCGCATCGTCGAAGACGCAGACGAGTTAAAGGAGAAAGCAGCCGTCGAGCACTCGGGCGGCGCGTTCGAGGGCGCACACCGCACGTCGATGGACGTTGACGATGAGGCTGACGAGTCAGAAACGAGCGATGACGAAGAAGCCGCGTCGGACGAATCGAGCGAAGAGACGGAAAGCGGCGATTCGCAATCTGGCCTCAGCGACTTCATGTGA
- a CDS encoding amino acid ABC transporter permease: protein MSETATSRDRRALLGRTGALVGLLVGLLFWGWLIARWLNAWLFSGITGIGPNEPFVSPSIFGGIAETLTATASLLGPLGGPVYLTGELFLYAAQTPNGLPQLAGAVWLTIVLTVLGLGLGLIIAVPLSVARVYGGTVSRSIALGYIELIRGTPLLAQLFVLHFGTGLSSFIREFPGVGQSIIPDQFIWVAIIGFTINSAAYQAEYIRSALLSVEEGQLTAARAVGLSKLEAIRYVVLPQGLRYAIPGWSNEFVYLIKYSSLAAFITVPELFFTSQELATVGYQITVVYTLAALIYLALVLSASKLMNRIEQAVSIPGLGHVTGRTH, encoded by the coding sequence ATGAGCGAGACGGCCACCAGTCGAGACCGTCGGGCATTGCTCGGTCGTACCGGCGCGCTCGTTGGCCTCCTCGTTGGCCTGCTCTTCTGGGGGTGGCTCATCGCCCGGTGGCTAAACGCGTGGCTGTTCTCCGGAATAACCGGTATCGGACCAAACGAGCCGTTCGTCTCTCCATCGATTTTCGGCGGTATCGCAGAGACGCTCACCGCAACCGCGTCCCTCCTCGGGCCGCTTGGCGGGCCGGTATACCTGACTGGCGAGTTGTTCCTCTACGCCGCACAGACCCCAAATGGGCTTCCACAGCTTGCCGGAGCCGTTTGGCTCACCATCGTGCTCACCGTACTCGGCCTCGGCCTCGGGCTCATCATCGCCGTCCCGCTCTCGGTTGCGCGGGTGTACGGTGGCACCGTCTCCCGGAGCATCGCACTCGGCTACATCGAACTCATTCGCGGGACGCCGTTGCTCGCCCAGCTGTTCGTCCTACACTTCGGGACGGGTCTCTCCTCGTTCATCCGCGAGTTCCCCGGTGTTGGCCAGAGCATCATTCCAGACCAGTTCATCTGGGTGGCCATCATCGGTTTCACGATCAACAGCGCGGCGTATCAAGCCGAATACATCCGCTCTGCGCTGTTGTCCGTAGAAGAAGGACAGCTCACCGCCGCGCGCGCAGTCGGCCTCTCGAAACTCGAGGCAATTCGCTACGTCGTGCTCCCACAGGGGCTGCGCTACGCGATTCCCGGCTGGTCAAACGAGTTCGTCTACCTCATCAAGTACTCCTCGCTCGCGGCGTTCATCACCGTCCCCGAACTGTTTTTCACCTCACAGGAACTCGCCACCGTGGGCTATCAGATTACCGTGGTGTACACCCTCGCGGCGCTCATCTATCTCGCGCTCGTGCTCTCTGCGTCGAAGCTCATGAACCGCATCGAGCAGGCCGTCTCCATCCCCGGCCTCGGGCACGTAACCGGCAGAACCCACTGA
- a CDS encoding amino acid ABC transporter ATP-binding protein has protein sequence MTDPLLRVENVSKSYGEEEVLHDISFEMEPGDVEVLIGPSGSGKSTMLRCVNRLTEIDSGAIYLDGENVTAPSYDVNDLRREVGMVFQDFNLFAHLKARENITLGLRKVRGMGKAEANERAMEHLEQVGLADQADSYPAELSGGQKQRVGIARALAMDPKLMLFDEPTSALDPELIGEVLSVMRALADDGMTMLVVTHEMSFAREVASGISFLADGSLVERGPPEQLFTNPQHDRTRQFLSRLSTTENHG, from the coding sequence ATGACTGACCCGCTGCTCCGCGTCGAGAACGTCTCAAAGTCCTACGGCGAAGAAGAGGTGCTCCACGACATCAGTTTCGAGATGGAACCTGGTGACGTCGAAGTGCTCATCGGCCCCTCTGGCAGCGGGAAGTCCACGATGCTTCGTTGCGTGAACCGCCTCACTGAAATCGACTCGGGTGCCATCTATCTCGATGGCGAGAACGTCACCGCGCCGAGCTACGACGTAAACGACCTCCGCCGCGAGGTCGGCATGGTGTTCCAGGACTTCAACCTGTTCGCCCACCTCAAAGCCCGCGAGAACATCACGCTCGGCCTGCGAAAGGTTCGCGGCATGGGCAAAGCCGAGGCGAACGAGCGGGCGATGGAACACCTCGAGCAGGTTGGCCTCGCAGACCAAGCCGACTCCTACCCCGCAGAGCTGTCGGGTGGGCAAAAACAGCGCGTCGGCATCGCTCGAGCACTTGCGATGGACCCGAAGCTCATGCTGTTCGACGAGCCAACGAGCGCGCTCGACCCCGAACTCATCGGAGAGGTGCTCTCGGTTATGCGAGCCCTCGCAGACGACGGCATGACGATGCTCGTCGTCACCCACGAGATGAGCTTCGCGCGGGAAGTCGCCTCGGGCATCTCGTTTCTCGCAGACGGGTCGCTCGTCGAACGCGGCCCGCCTGAGCAACTGTTCACGAACCCACAACACGACCGGACGCGACAGTTCTTGAGCCGCCTTTCGACCACGGAGAACCACGGATGA
- a CDS encoding amino acid ABC transporter permease, with protein sequence MTLSAQILQAGDWAFIAENAEFLVAGLWVTIKLTIASILLGFFIGFPAGAIEVYGRGPVKWAVETAGVIIRGIPIVVILVYVFFVLSVTNDPFWAATLGLGLRGGAYQSQIFRGAFQSVSGGQMEAARSIGLTRLQAIRYVSVPQALRRSVPGFQNEFTIVLKDTSVALVVGLSELLTRGTDLYLQPRGGSAVLEVFLLISAIYFVLTFVTNRSLDLLNDYYAIPGGNDT encoded by the coding sequence ATGACCCTCTCAGCCCAAATCTTACAGGCGGGTGACTGGGCGTTTATCGCAGAGAACGCTGAGTTCCTCGTCGCCGGGCTGTGGGTCACGATTAAACTCACGATAGCGAGCATCCTGCTCGGATTTTTCATCGGCTTCCCGGCGGGCGCAATCGAAGTGTACGGGCGCGGCCCCGTGAAGTGGGCCGTTGAGACGGCGGGTGTCATCATCCGTGGCATCCCCATCGTCGTCATCCTCGTGTACGTCTTTTTCGTCCTCTCGGTGACGAACGACCCGTTCTGGGCGGCAACGCTTGGCCTCGGGCTTCGCGGGGGCGCCTATCAGTCACAGATTTTCCGTGGGGCGTTCCAGAGCGTCTCCGGCGGGCAGATGGAAGCCGCCCGCTCGATTGGCCTCACGCGCTTGCAGGCGATTCGCTACGTGAGCGTGCCACAGGCACTTCGGCGCAGTGTGCCGGGCTTTCAAAACGAGTTCACTATCGTGCTGAAAGACACGAGTGTGGCGCTCGTCGTCGGCCTCTCTGAGTTGCTCACGAGGGGCACCGACCTCTACTTACAACCGCGGGGCGGGTCTGCCGTCCTCGAAGTGTTCTTGCTCATCAGCGCCATCTACTTCGTGCTCACGTTCGTGACCAACCGCAGCCTCGACTTACTCAACGATTACTATGCTATTCCCGGAGGAAACGACACATGA